The following proteins come from a genomic window of Nostoc sp. TCL26-01:
- the drmD gene encoding DISARM system SNF2-like helicase DrmD — protein sequence MSVVTGQIVRVRSRQYLVEDVVAKPSLKEDTLVCLSCLEDDALGEQLEVLWEREVDAKVIGKTSWESIVNRGFDNPRLFSAYLHTLRWNCVTSTDPKLFQAPYRAGIEVKAYQLEPLRKALLMPRVGLFIADDVGLGKTIEAGLILREMLMRQKVRRVVISCPPSVVRQWQEEMESRFGLTFVIFDREFVASRRQERGYGINPWTTHSRFIISHALLRDETYAAPLRDWLGDFAGASMLILDEAHNAAPASGAKYAVDSQLTRTVRDIAPRFEHKLFLSATPHNGHSNSFAALLEILDPQRFCRGVPVRERKLLDTVMVRRLKQDLREIGEEFPERRVIPIVIDNLPEDAPELKLSRLLQEYRSLREERLKEASKSTQNAAMLVITSLQKRLLSSIEAFARTLKVHRTAIEKQSANRSSNTIENLPLLLEPPGADDERAELAEEEVQAEEDTQVTVATGQATSFGLSSRESEILSEMTDVANQARYQADPRVEKLFEWIKQNLCPDLGKPNAAWLEKRVIIFTEYTDTKRYLQQKLQEAMAAPKPSANALSDKERERIDLFHGGIGEERREAIKNAFNSDPSRHPLRILIATDAAREGVNLQNNCADLFHFDVPWNPSRMEQRNGRIDRKLQRSPIVHCYYFVLAQRTEDKVLKVLVKKTETIQKELGTLSPVVQKNLSRLLEGGIRHNQVNSITASIEQADLPNLSIINEELEENRLRKEELTKELSQLQEMLKTSRDWLGLSDEHFRNAISASLEILGATPLAPVDSQEACQDSATARWTLPPLDQRADPTWANTLDTLRPPRKKGQKPWEWRREAAIRPVVFRDPGSLDGDVVHLHLEHRVVQRLLGRFLAQGFLHDELTRACVCLTDDPIPKVLALGRLSVYGQGASRLHDEVIAIAAEWSDPTARGRKKLQPLNEGEKDNVLALLEDSLASPRLQKVSETVKELLKQNATQDIADLIPHLERRANILAQRAEKKLTERGKKEAVEMKKILEQQQQRISQRKQEIENTKAIQLSIPFEEFPAEEKRQLEADRRHWEKRLKALAEEINSEPARIEASYEVRAVRVEPVGLIYLWPVSG from the coding sequence ATGAGTGTTGTTACTGGGCAAATTGTGCGGGTGCGATCGCGGCAGTATCTTGTAGAAGATGTAGTGGCTAAACCTTCTCTCAAAGAAGACACTTTAGTTTGCCTCTCATGTTTAGAAGATGATGCGTTAGGGGAACAGTTAGAGGTTCTTTGGGAAAGGGAAGTCGATGCGAAAGTCATAGGTAAAACTTCCTGGGAGTCTATAGTAAACCGAGGTTTTGACAACCCCCGCTTATTTTCGGCTTATCTCCACACTCTACGCTGGAACTGCGTTACCTCAACTGACCCGAAACTTTTTCAAGCACCCTACAGAGCAGGTATTGAAGTCAAAGCTTACCAACTTGAACCGCTACGCAAAGCTTTATTAATGCCCAGAGTTGGTTTGTTTATTGCTGATGATGTTGGATTAGGGAAAACCATTGAAGCAGGGCTGATTTTAAGAGAAATGTTGATGCGGCAAAAAGTTCGCCGTGTCGTGATTTCCTGTCCCCCATCGGTTGTAAGGCAATGGCAAGAAGAAATGGAAAGCCGCTTCGGGCTAACTTTTGTGATTTTTGACCGTGAGTTCGTGGCTAGTCGTCGTCAAGAACGGGGTTATGGAATTAACCCTTGGACAACTCACAGCCGTTTCATTATTTCTCATGCTTTGTTACGCGATGAAACCTATGCTGCGCCTTTGCGTGATTGGTTGGGAGATTTTGCAGGCGCATCAATGTTGATTCTGGATGAAGCACACAACGCAGCCCCAGCTAGTGGTGCGAAGTACGCTGTAGATTCTCAGTTAACACGCACTGTCCGCGATATTGCGCCACGGTTTGAACATAAGCTGTTCCTTTCTGCTACGCCTCACAATGGTCATTCCAATAGCTTTGCAGCATTACTAGAAATCCTTGACCCGCAACGGTTTTGTCGAGGTGTACCTGTGCGCGAGCGCAAACTTCTAGACACGGTAATGGTGCGGCGATTAAAGCAAGATTTACGGGAGATTGGCGAAGAGTTTCCCGAACGGCGGGTAATTCCTATCGTTATCGATAACCTTCCAGAAGATGCGCCCGAATTGAAACTGTCGCGGTTGCTGCAAGAATATCGCAGTCTGCGAGAAGAACGGCTCAAGGAAGCATCGAAGTCAACGCAAAATGCGGCGATGCTGGTAATCACTTCGCTGCAAAAGCGTCTGCTGTCTTCTATCGAAGCTTTTGCACGCACTTTGAAAGTTCATCGGACGGCGATTGAAAAGCAATCTGCTAACCGTTCTAGTAACACTATCGAAAATTTACCGTTGCTGTTAGAACCCCCTGGTGCTGATGATGAACGCGCCGAACTAGCAGAAGAAGAAGTACAAGCGGAAGAAGATACTCAGGTAACGGTGGCTACTGGACAGGCTACAAGCTTTGGGTTAAGCAGTCGGGAATCGGAAATTTTGTCAGAGATGACCGATGTAGCGAACCAAGCTAGATATCAAGCTGACCCACGAGTTGAAAAGTTATTTGAATGGATTAAACAAAATCTCTGTCCTGATTTGGGTAAACCTAATGCTGCTTGGTTAGAGAAGCGAGTCATTATATTTACTGAATATACAGATACAAAACGCTACTTACAGCAAAAACTTCAAGAAGCGATGGCTGCGCCAAAGCCTTCGGCTAACGCTCTCTCAGATAAAGAACGAGAACGCATTGATCTATTTCATGGCGGTATTGGTGAAGAACGCCGGGAAGCCATTAAAAATGCCTTTAACTCCGACCCATCGCGTCACCCCCTCCGCATTCTCATAGCCACGGATGCAGCACGGGAAGGGGTAAACCTGCAAAACAATTGTGCTGACCTATTCCATTTTGATGTGCCTTGGAACCCGTCGCGGATGGAACAGCGCAACGGCCGTATTGACAGAAAATTACAGCGATCGCCTATTGTTCACTGCTACTACTTTGTTTTAGCGCAACGGACAGAGGACAAAGTATTGAAAGTGCTGGTGAAGAAGACCGAAACAATTCAAAAAGAATTGGGGACGCTTTCGCCAGTTGTGCAGAAGAATTTATCACGCCTGCTGGAAGGTGGTATTCGCCACAATCAGGTAAATAGTATAACTGCATCCATCGAACAAGCTGATTTACCTAACTTATCAATCATTAACGAGGAACTCGAAGAAAATCGACTACGGAAGGAAGAATTAACCAAGGAATTATCCCAGTTACAGGAGATGCTGAAAACGTCGCGGGATTGGTTGGGACTGAGTGACGAACACTTCCGCAATGCTATTTCTGCTTCTTTAGAAATTCTCGGTGCAACTCCTCTGGCCCCAGTCGATAGTCAAGAAGCTTGTCAAGATTCGGCTACTGCACGCTGGACACTTCCGCCCCTTGACCAACGCGCAGACCCGACGTGGGCGAATACTCTTGATACCTTAAGACCACCACGCAAGAAAGGACAAAAGCCTTGGGAATGGCGACGGGAAGCAGCGATTCGTCCGGTAGTATTTCGTGACCCTGGTTCATTGGATGGGGATGTAGTTCACCTGCATTTAGAACATCGGGTGGTACAGCGTCTTTTAGGGAGATTTTTAGCCCAAGGGTTTTTACATGATGAGTTAACCCGCGCTTGCGTTTGTCTGACTGATGACCCAATTCCTAAAGTTCTCGCCTTGGGACGGTTATCTGTTTATGGACAAGGCGCGTCGCGGCTGCATGACGAAGTAATTGCGATCGCAGCAGAATGGTCAGACCCAACTGCGAGGGGACGCAAGAAACTACAACCCTTAAACGAAGGGGAGAAAGACAACGTACTGGCTTTATTGGAAGATTCTTTAGCTTCTCCTCGTTTGCAAAAAGTTTCCGAAACGGTTAAGGAACTGCTGAAACAGAATGCTACTCAAGATATTGCTGATTTGATTCCCCATTTAGAACGTCGTGCCAATATTTTGGCGCAAAGGGCTGAGAAAAAGTTAACCGAACGGGGCAAAAAAGAAGCTGTGGAGATGAAAAAAATTCTCGAACAACAGCAGCAGCGTATCAGCCAACGTAAGCAGGAAATTGAAAATACTAAAGCTATCCAGCTATCAATTCCGTTTGAAGAGTTCCCAGCCGAGGAAAAACGGCAGTTAGAAGCAGACCGCCGCCATTGGGAGAAGCGATTGAAAGCCCTGGCTGAAGAGATTAATTCTGAACCTGCCCGAATTGAGGCTTCTTACGAAGTTAGGGCGGTGCGAGTTGAACCTGTGGGATTGATTTATTTGTGGCCAGTTTCGGGTTAA
- a CDS encoding Eco57I restriction-modification methylase domain-containing protein, producing MVKDKEVQAHKEWLGFLQPVGLVVSPTALNNAQMSVNRNVVELQQRLIEIVSRDYTDDSTNYTCVISDFPTFTVEILGWQPTDLIESPEDLAVSLPEYSETLQPTYAVPDPDNGGWLMLVQVISPGTDLDRVSENIKSTGWHASPQAKFERLLREKEIPVGILCNGTELRLVYAPRGESSGHLTFPVQAMCEVSGRLILGAMQMLLEEQRVFNAPTDRRLVALLQNSRKYQNEVSTKLSEQVLDALWELLRGFQAANDHAKGILLDDIAQNEPQHIYGGLITVLLRLVFLLYAEDEGLMPQGSIYTRNYSVTGLYERLREDAGNYPDTMEQRYGAWAWLLSLFRLVYDGGCHADLYLPARHGQLFDPDEYAFLEGRSRHTTYKEWELIEPPRISDGVVHEVLRGLLVLDGERLSYRALDVEQIGSVYEAVMGYEVKKATTLSIGVWSKPKGAKTSVTVVVSVDEVLKTKANDRAKYLKEVAGCEISGKSLAELKQVKTAEDLIAALGRKISPQTPALLAAGSLYLQPGEERRRSGSHYTPRALTEPIVKETLRPVLAALGERPTPEQILALKVCDLAVGTAPFLVEACRQLAEKLVEAWNLHGLISEVPSDEEPLLYARRLVAQRCLYGVDKNPFAVNLAKLSLWLVTLAKKHPFTFLDHALKCGDSLVGLTRDQLVKFNWEKDTTYDDKELPLFNEQLNKVKFNRDEIQSLGDENYDAKRDFYQATEELLHDARLKGDLVIASFFAADKDKAKKEERDGLFQKYFKWRRNPDESGEVLSISRNLRQADKPVKPFNWEIEFPEVFDRENSGFDAIVGNPPFAGKNTAINAHTDGYMDWLKVVNPESHGNSDLVAHFYRRAFALLRESGCFGLIATNTIAQGDTRSTGLRYICENSGTIYNAQKRLKWPGLAAVVVSVVHVIKQDYTTREKIKQQSQIQAGSQVESRGINSPSESGNPLKRIESNIDENSSRFQPTSAIRPEIDFRAGVEAERINYQIPGDENKINSQNGKYLQLILDGKEVNFISAFLFKSGGNNNPAVLLANADKSFIGSYVLGMGFTFDDSNPEATSIAEMQRLIAQNPKNQERIFPYIGGEEVNSSPTHEHHRYVINFGEISEAEAREYSDLMQIVEEKVKPARLAQKREIRARYWWRFGETTPALFKAIAPLEHVLVTARVSQRSSFTFLCNNMVFSEQLVVFTDERYSFFCIMQSYIHEIWARFFSSTFGDGLRYTPSDCFETFPFPENWETNPTLEAIGKEYYEYRVALMVRNNQGLTDTYNRFHDPDENHPEILKLRELHTAMDKAVLDAYGWSDIPTDCDFILDYEEEEDTENSSGRQKKKPWRYRWREEIHDEVLARLLDLNQKRAEAEILGGKGADKSKGKGGQTKRKRKNENERVTIPGIKVD from the coding sequence GTGGTTAAGGATAAGGAAGTTCAAGCGCATAAGGAATGGTTGGGCTTTCTTCAGCCAGTGGGGTTGGTAGTGTCGCCAACGGCGTTGAATAATGCCCAAATGTCGGTAAATCGCAACGTTGTTGAGTTACAGCAACGGTTAATCGAAATAGTAAGCCGAGATTACACCGATGACAGCACCAACTACACCTGCGTAATTTCTGACTTTCCCACCTTCACAGTTGAAATTCTGGGTTGGCAACCAACAGATTTAATCGAGAGTCCAGAGGATTTGGCGGTATCGCTACCAGAATACAGTGAAACCTTACAACCAACCTATGCCGTACCTGACCCGGATAATGGTGGTTGGTTGATGCTGGTACAGGTCATTTCCCCTGGTACTGACCTTGATAGAGTTAGCGAGAATATCAAATCTACAGGATGGCACGCCAGCCCCCAGGCGAAGTTTGAGCGACTGTTGCGGGAGAAAGAAATTCCTGTAGGTATTTTGTGTAATGGTACAGAATTACGTTTGGTATATGCCCCACGGGGAGAATCTTCTGGACACCTAACCTTTCCGGTACAGGCGATGTGCGAGGTATCGGGACGGTTGATTTTGGGTGCAATGCAGATGTTGTTGGAAGAACAGCGAGTGTTCAATGCGCCAACAGACCGCCGTTTAGTAGCGTTGCTGCAAAATAGCCGCAAGTACCAAAACGAAGTTTCTACCAAGTTATCAGAACAGGTACTTGATGCGCTGTGGGAATTACTGCGTGGTTTTCAAGCTGCGAATGACCATGCTAAAGGAATCTTGCTTGATGACATTGCCCAAAACGAACCTCAGCATATTTACGGTGGATTAATTACCGTTTTGCTACGGTTGGTGTTTCTGCTGTATGCGGAAGATGAGGGTTTAATGCCGCAGGGTTCGATTTACACGCGCAACTATTCGGTAACTGGGCTGTATGAGAGATTGCGCGAGGATGCGGGTAACTATCCTGACACAATGGAACAGCGTTATGGTGCTTGGGCGTGGTTACTCAGTCTTTTTCGCTTAGTTTACGATGGCGGCTGTCATGCTGATTTATACTTACCAGCACGTCACGGACAGCTTTTTGACCCCGATGAGTACGCATTTTTAGAAGGTCGTTCTCGCCATACTACCTATAAAGAATGGGAATTGATTGAACCGCCACGCATTTCTGATGGTGTAGTTCATGAGGTATTGCGCGGTTTACTCGTTCTTGATGGTGAACGTTTGTCATACCGGGCTTTGGATGTGGAACAAATCGGTTCCGTGTACGAGGCGGTGATGGGTTATGAGGTCAAAAAAGCTACTACGCTATCTATTGGTGTATGGAGTAAACCCAAGGGTGCGAAAACCTCTGTGACTGTGGTTGTTAGCGTTGATGAGGTATTAAAGACCAAAGCCAATGACAGAGCGAAGTATTTAAAAGAAGTAGCAGGTTGTGAAATATCCGGTAAATCACTGGCCGAGTTAAAGCAAGTGAAAACTGCCGAGGATTTAATTGCAGCTTTAGGACGGAAGATATCGCCGCAAACACCCGCTTTACTGGCGGCTGGTTCATTGTATTTGCAACCAGGGGAAGAACGGCGGCGTAGTGGTTCTCATTATACGCCCCGTGCGTTGACAGAACCGATAGTTAAAGAAACCCTCAGACCTGTTTTAGCAGCTTTGGGTGAACGTCCCACACCAGAGCAAATTTTGGCTTTGAAGGTATGCGATTTAGCTGTAGGAACGGCTCCTTTTTTGGTGGAAGCTTGTCGTCAGTTGGCAGAAAAATTGGTGGAAGCTTGGAATCTACATGGCTTGATTTCAGAAGTTCCATCGGATGAAGAACCGTTATTGTATGCGCGGCGTTTGGTGGCGCAGCGTTGTTTGTATGGGGTAGATAAAAACCCGTTTGCGGTGAATTTGGCGAAGTTATCTTTGTGGTTGGTAACTTTAGCGAAGAAGCATCCTTTTACATTTTTAGACCATGCGTTGAAATGTGGTGATTCATTGGTAGGTTTAACCCGTGACCAACTTGTTAAGTTTAACTGGGAAAAAGATACTACGTATGATGATAAAGAATTACCTTTATTTAATGAGCAACTAAATAAGGTTAAGTTTAACCGTGATGAGATTCAAAGTTTAGGCGATGAAAATTACGATGCGAAGCGTGATTTTTATCAAGCAACAGAGGAATTATTACATGATGCTCGTCTTAAAGGTGATTTAGTGATTGCTTCTTTCTTTGCTGCGGATAAAGATAAAGCGAAGAAAGAGGAACGAGATGGATTATTTCAGAAGTATTTTAAATGGCGGAGAAATCCTGATGAGAGTGGAGAGGTTTTAAGTATTAGTAGAAATTTGCGACAAGCAGATAAACCTGTAAAGCCGTTTAATTGGGAAATTGAATTTCCAGAGGTATTTGATAGAGAAAATTCTGGGTTTGATGCGATTGTTGGCAATCCCCCATTTGCAGGGAAGAATACAGCAATAAATGCTCATACTGATGGATATATGGATTGGTTGAAAGTGGTTAACCCAGAATCACATGGTAATTCTGATTTAGTCGCTCACTTTTACCGCAGAGCGTTTGCGCTTTTAAGAGAATCAGGTTGTTTTGGTTTGATTGCTACAAATACTATTGCTCAAGGTGACACTCGTAGCACTGGATTGAGATATATCTGTGAGAATAGCGGTACTATTTACAATGCTCAAAAGCGGTTAAAGTGGCCTGGTTTAGCCGCCGTTGTTGTGAGTGTAGTTCATGTTATTAAACAAGACTATACAACAAGAGAAAAAATAAAACAGCAATCACAAATACAGGCTGGAAGCCAGGTAGAAAGCCGGGGAATCAATTCCCCGTCTGAAAGCGGAAATCCTCTGAAGAGGATTGAGTCAAATATCGATGAAAATTCTAGTCGGTTTCAACCGACTTCTGCTATTAGACCGGAAATTGATTTCCGGGCGGGTGTGGAGGCAGAACGAATTAATTATCAAATTCCTGGGGATGAAAATAAAATTAACTCTCAGAATGGTAAATATTTACAACTAATCCTTGACGGTAAAGAAGTTAATTTTATTTCTGCATTTTTATTTAAGTCGGGTGGTAATAATAACCCTGCTGTGTTATTAGCAAATGCTGATAAAAGTTTTATTGGTAGCTATGTGTTGGGTATGGGTTTTACATTTGATGATTCCAACCCTGAAGCTACATCTATTGCAGAAATGCAACGTTTGATTGCACAAAATCCTAAAAATCAAGAGCGAATTTTTCCTTATATTGGTGGGGAAGAAGTTAACTCTAGTCCAACTCATGAACATCATCGATATGTAATTAATTTTGGTGAAATTAGTGAGGCTGAGGCTAGAGAATATTCTGATTTGATGCAGATTGTGGAAGAGAAAGTTAAACCTGCAAGATTAGCACAAAAGCGTGAAATTCGCGCTCGTTACTGGTGGAGATTTGGTGAAACAACACCTGCTTTGTTTAAAGCGATCGCACCTCTCGAACATGTGTTAGTAACTGCTCGTGTGAGTCAACGTAGTTCATTTACTTTTCTATGTAATAACATGGTGTTTTCTGAACAGTTAGTAGTCTTTACTGACGAACGCTATTCATTTTTCTGCATTATGCAATCATACATTCATGAAATTTGGGCTAGATTTTTTTCATCAACATTTGGAGATGGCTTGCGCTACACTCCCTCAGACTGTTTTGAAACCTTCCCCTTCCCCGAAAACTGGGAAACCAACCCCACCCTAGAAGCTATAGGCAAAGAATACTACGAATACCGCGTCGCCTTAATGGTTCGCAATAACCAAGGACTCACCGACACCTACAACCGTTTCCACGACCCCGACGAAAACCACCCCGAAATCCTCAAACTCCGCGAACTCCACACCGCAATGGATAAAGCCGTCCTCGACGCTTACGGCTGGTCAGATATCCCCACCGACTGCGATTTTATTCTCGACTATGAGGAAGAGGAGGACACAGAAAACAGCAGTGGACGACAAAAGAAAAAACCCTGGCGTTATCGTTGGCGCGAAGAAATCCACGATGAAGTTTTAGCACGCTTGCTTGATTTAAACCAAAAACGCGCCGAAGCAGAAATTTTAGGCGGTAAAGGTGCAGATAAGAGTAAGGGGAAAGGAGGACAGACGAAAAGAAAGCGTAAAAATGAAAATGAACGAGTAACTATTCCGGGGATAAAGGTAGATTAA